From the Paludibacterium paludis genome, one window contains:
- the atpA gene encoding F0F1 ATP synthase subunit alpha, with product MQLNPSEISDLIKAKIQNLSESAETRTKGTVISVTDGIVRIHGLADVMQGEMLEFPGNTFGLAMNLERDSVGAVILGEYEHISEGDEVRCTGRILEVPVGPELVGRVVNALGQPIDGKGPINAKQSSPIEKIAPGVIARQSVSQPMQTGLKAIDSMVPVGRGQRELIIGDRQTGKTAVALDAIVNQKGTGVICIYVAIGQKASSIANVVRKLEEHGAMAHTIIVAASASEAAALQFIAPYAGCSMGEYFRDNGEDALIVYDDLSKQAVAYRQISLLLRRPPGREAYPGDVFYLHSRLLERASRINEVEVEKLTGGAVKGKTGSLTALPIIETQAGDVSAFVPTNVISITDGQIFLETDLFNSGIRPAINAGISVSRVGGAAQTKVIKKLGGGIRLALAQYRELAAFSQFASDLDEATRKQLLHGEIVTELMKQKQFSTLSTSEMALTLWAVNKGYYEDVPVKKALEFEASFLAFVRANHADLLKAVDEKGDLSGDHEQILVKAMESFKAGFSYN from the coding sequence ATGCAGTTGAACCCCTCTGAAATCAGCGATCTGATCAAGGCGAAGATTCAGAACCTGTCCGAAAGCGCAGAAACCCGTACCAAAGGTACGGTTATTTCCGTGACTGACGGTATCGTTCGTATCCACGGCCTGGCAGACGTGATGCAGGGCGAAATGCTCGAATTCCCGGGCAACACCTTCGGCCTCGCCATGAACCTGGAGCGCGACTCGGTCGGCGCGGTGATTCTGGGCGAGTACGAGCATATTTCCGAAGGCGACGAAGTCCGTTGCACCGGACGCATCCTGGAAGTTCCGGTGGGTCCGGAACTGGTGGGCCGCGTTGTCAACGCGCTGGGCCAGCCGATCGACGGCAAGGGTCCGATCAACGCCAAGCAATCGTCCCCGATCGAAAAGATCGCCCCGGGCGTGATTGCGCGTCAATCGGTGTCGCAGCCGATGCAGACCGGCCTGAAGGCCATCGACTCGATGGTTCCGGTCGGCCGCGGTCAGCGCGAACTGATCATTGGCGACCGTCAGACCGGCAAGACCGCTGTCGCGCTGGACGCGATCGTCAACCAGAAAGGCACCGGCGTCATCTGCATTTACGTCGCGATCGGCCAGAAGGCTTCCTCGATCGCCAACGTGGTGCGCAAGCTGGAAGAACACGGCGCGATGGCTCACACCATCATCGTCGCGGCTTCCGCTTCCGAAGCGGCCGCCCTGCAGTTCATCGCTCCGTACGCGGGTTGCTCGATGGGTGAATACTTCCGCGACAACGGCGAAGATGCCCTGATCGTTTACGACGACCTGTCCAAGCAGGCTGTCGCCTACCGTCAGATCTCGCTGCTGCTGCGCCGTCCCCCGGGCCGTGAAGCGTACCCCGGCGACGTGTTCTACCTGCACTCCCGTCTGCTGGAGCGTGCTTCGCGCATCAACGAAGTCGAAGTCGAGAAGCTCACCGGCGGCGCCGTCAAGGGCAAGACCGGTTCGCTGACCGCCCTGCCGATCATCGAAACCCAGGCCGGCGACGTATCCGCGTTCGTTCCGACCAACGTGATTTCGATTACCGACGGCCAGATCTTCCTGGAAACCGACCTGTTCAACTCGGGTATCCGTCCGGCCATCAACGCCGGTATTTCGGTATCCCGCGTTGGTGGCGCGGCCCAGACCAAGGTCATCAAGAAGCTCGGCGGCGGTATTCGTCTGGCTCTGGCCCAGTACCGCGAGCTGGCGGCGTTCTCGCAATTCGCCTCGGACCTCGACGAAGCCACCCGCAAGCAGCTGCTGCATGGCGAGATCGTGACCGAGCTGATGAAGCAGAAGCAGTTCTCGACCCTGTCGACGTCCGAAATGGCGCTGACCCTGTGGGCCGTGAACAAGGGCTACTACGAAGACGTGCCGGTCAAGAAGGCACTGGAATTCGAAGCGTCCTTCCTGGCTTTCGTTCGCGCCAACCATGCCGATCTGCTCAAGGCCGTCGACGAGAAGGGTGACCTCTCCGGCGATCACGAACAGATCCTGGTCAAGGCGATGGAATCGTTCAAAGCCGGCTTCAGCTACAACTGA
- a CDS encoding F0F1 ATP synthase subunit B — protein sequence MEFNISLVGQAITFALLVLFTMKFVWPPLTNMMDERAKRIADGLAAAERGKQDLEAAEKRVADEMNKARQQATEIVMAAEKRASQIVDEAKDTARAEGARIVAEAKSEVDQEVLRAKETLRAHVADLAVAGAEKILRREIDPARHADLLASIKAEF from the coding sequence GTGGAATTTAACATTTCACTGGTAGGGCAGGCGATCACCTTCGCCCTCCTGGTACTGTTCACCATGAAGTTTGTTTGGCCTCCGCTTACCAACATGATGGACGAGCGGGCCAAGCGCATCGCCGATGGCCTGGCCGCTGCAGAACGTGGCAAGCAGGATCTGGAAGCCGCCGAAAAACGCGTCGCCGACGAGATGAACAAGGCTCGCCAGCAGGCGACCGAAATCGTCATGGCCGCTGAAAAGCGCGCCTCCCAGATCGTTGACGAGGCCAAGGACACGGCTCGCGCCGAAGGCGCCCGCATCGTGGCGGAAGCCAAGTCCGAAGTCGATCAGGAAGTCCTGCGCGCCAAGGAAACCCTGCGCGCGCACGTGGCAGACCTGGCCGTCGCCGGCGCGGAGAAGATCCTGCGTCGCGAAATCGACCCGGCTCGGCACGCTGATCTGTTAGCCTCCATCAAAGCGGAGTTTTAA
- a CDS encoding F0F1 ATP synthase subunit epsilon codes for MAKMHVEVVSSEQLIYSGEAEFLVAPAQEGEIGVYPRHVPLLTRIKPGILRLTVPGSKEEVLVAVSGGMMEVQPSLVTVLADTAIRGEDLDEAKASEAKRAAEDALKKATDDLETANAHAALAVAIAELKALDYLRKRVH; via the coding sequence ATGGCCAAGATGCATGTTGAAGTGGTCAGCTCCGAACAGCTCATCTACTCGGGTGAAGCCGAGTTCCTCGTGGCTCCGGCCCAGGAAGGTGAGATCGGGGTGTATCCGCGTCACGTGCCGCTCCTGACCCGCATCAAGCCCGGTATACTGCGTCTGACAGTCCCGGGCAGCAAGGAAGAAGTTCTGGTAGCCGTTTCGGGGGGCATGATGGAAGTTCAGCCCTCCCTGGTTACCGTCCTTGCCGATACGGCGATCCGCGGCGAGGATCTCGACGAGGCCAAGGCCAGCGAGGCCAAACGTGCCGCAGAGGATGCCCTGAAGAAGGCGACCGACGACCTTGAAACCGCCAATGCGCACGCTGCCCTGGCAGTGGCCATTGCGGAACTCAAGGCCCTCGATTACCTCAGAAAGCGCGTCCACTGA
- a CDS encoding F0F1 ATP synthase subunit delta has product MAEIITVARPYAEAVYSLATEGKRLDSWSEALAWLAAMVNNPDVAEVVTNPKHTAQEVEALMLDVLGERGGEDVKRFVATLIENNRLLLLPEIARQFELLKAEAEGVVDGVVESAFPMSDDQLTELTATLSRKYGKTVRLEVHVDADLIGGVRVLIGDDVIDTSVRGKLHAMAASLKN; this is encoded by the coding sequence ATGGCAGAAATCATTACCGTAGCAAGGCCCTACGCCGAAGCGGTATACAGCCTCGCCACCGAAGGGAAACGACTGGACAGCTGGTCGGAGGCCCTCGCGTGGCTGGCTGCCATGGTGAATAACCCGGACGTGGCCGAGGTGGTCACCAACCCGAAACATACCGCACAAGAGGTTGAGGCGCTGATGCTGGACGTGCTCGGCGAGCGTGGCGGCGAAGACGTTAAGCGTTTCGTTGCGACCCTCATCGAGAATAATCGTCTCTTGCTGCTGCCGGAAATTGCCAGACAGTTTGAGCTCCTGAAAGCCGAAGCGGAGGGTGTGGTCGACGGTGTCGTCGAAAGCGCCTTCCCGATGTCCGACGATCAGTTGACCGAACTCACCGCGACATTGTCCCGCAAGTACGGCAAGACCGTACGCCTTGAGGTGCATGTCGACGCCGACCTGATCGGCGGCGTGCGGGTGCTGATCGGTGACGATGTCATCGACACTTCCGTTCGCGGCAAACTGCACGCCATGGCGGCAAGCCTCAAGAATTAG
- the atpG gene encoding F0F1 ATP synthase subunit gamma — MAVGKEILTKIRSVQNTQKITKAMQMVSTSKMRKTQERMRTARPYAEKVRTVMAHLAQANTDVEHPMLTQRDTIKRAGVILITSDKGLCGGLNANTLKRFFAKVKDLQDSNIEVDVCCLGQKGLAACQRAKMNVVASATQLGDVPRMEKLIGPLTVLFRKYAEGELDAVYIVYSRFINTMKQEPVLEQLVPLTPEHMVVEHSHSWDYLYEPDPLTVLEFLVRRYLESVVYQSLAENMASEQAARMVAMKAATDNAGNAIKQLRLVYNKSRQAAITTELSEIVAGAAAV; from the coding sequence ATGGCAGTCGGCAAAGAGATTCTCACCAAGATCCGAAGCGTGCAAAACACGCAGAAGATCACAAAAGCCATGCAAATGGTGTCGACCTCGAAAATGCGCAAGACGCAAGAGCGTATGCGCACTGCCCGTCCTTACGCCGAGAAGGTGCGCACAGTCATGGCGCACCTCGCTCAGGCGAACACGGATGTCGAACACCCGATGCTGACGCAGCGCGACACCATCAAGCGTGCCGGCGTTATCCTGATCACTTCGGACAAGGGCTTGTGCGGCGGCCTCAACGCCAACACGCTCAAGCGCTTCTTCGCGAAGGTGAAGGATCTGCAGGACAGCAACATCGAAGTCGATGTGTGCTGCCTCGGACAGAAAGGCCTCGCGGCCTGCCAGCGCGCGAAGATGAATGTCGTCGCCAGCGCCACCCAACTGGGCGATGTGCCCAGAATGGAAAAACTGATTGGCCCGCTTACGGTGCTGTTCAGGAAGTACGCCGAGGGCGAGCTGGACGCGGTGTATATCGTCTACTCGCGCTTCATCAATACGATGAAGCAGGAGCCGGTGCTGGAACAGCTCGTACCGCTGACCCCGGAACACATGGTCGTCGAGCATAGCCACTCGTGGGATTACCTCTACGAGCCGGATCCGCTCACCGTCCTCGAGTTCCTGGTTCGGCGCTATCTGGAGTCGGTGGTCTATCAATCGCTGGCCGAAAACATGGCCTCCGAGCAGGCGGCCCGTATGGTCGCCATGAAAGCCGCTACCGACAACGCGGGTAATGCCATCAAGCAGCTGCGCCTTGTGTACAACAAGTCGCGGCAGGCGGCCATTACCACCGAGCTGTCCGAAATCGTGGCCGGCGCCGCCGCGGTCTGA
- the atpD gene encoding F0F1 ATP synthase subunit beta — protein MSQGKIVQIIGAVIDVEFPRTAMPKVYDALKLVDTDLTLEVQQQLGDGVVRTIAMGSSDGLKRGMAVANTGRAISVPVGTATLGRIMDVLGNPVDEAGPVATEDRREIHQPAPKFDELSSATDLLETGIKVIDLLCPFAKGGKVGLFGGAGVGKTVNMMELINNIAKAHSGLSVFAGVGERTREGNDFYHEMKDSNVLDKVAMVYGQMNEPPGNRLRVALTGLTMAEHFRDEKDENGKGRDVLLFVDNIYRYTLAGTEVSALLGRMPSAVGYQPTLAEEMGRLQERITSTKTGSITSIQAVYVPADDLTDPSPATTFAHLDATVVLSRDIAALGIYPAVDPLDSTSRQLDPLVVGDEHYSVARGVQSTLQRYKELRDIIAILGMDELSAEDKLLVARARKIQRFLSQPFHVAEVFTGSPGKYVPLRETIKGFKAILSGEYDHLPEQAFYMVGSIEEAVEKAKTLN, from the coding sequence ATGAGCCAAGGCAAAATCGTACAAATCATTGGCGCGGTGATCGACGTGGAGTTTCCGCGTACCGCCATGCCAAAGGTTTATGATGCCCTGAAGCTGGTCGACACCGATCTGACGCTCGAAGTCCAGCAGCAGCTGGGCGACGGCGTGGTGCGTACCATCGCCATGGGCAGCTCCGACGGCCTGAAGCGCGGCATGGCCGTCGCCAATACCGGTCGGGCAATTTCCGTACCGGTCGGCACCGCCACGCTGGGTCGCATCATGGACGTGCTGGGCAACCCCGTTGACGAAGCGGGCCCGGTCGCAACGGAAGACCGTCGCGAAATCCACCAACCCGCACCGAAGTTCGACGAACTGTCGAGCGCCACCGACCTGCTGGAAACCGGCATCAAGGTGATCGACCTGCTGTGTCCGTTCGCCAAGGGCGGTAAGGTGGGTCTGTTCGGCGGCGCCGGCGTGGGCAAGACCGTCAACATGATGGAGCTGATCAACAACATCGCCAAGGCGCACTCGGGTCTGTCCGTGTTCGCCGGTGTTGGTGAGCGTACCCGCGAGGGCAACGACTTCTATCATGAAATGAAGGACTCGAACGTTCTGGACAAGGTGGCCATGGTTTACGGCCAGATGAACGAGCCTCCGGGCAACCGTCTGCGCGTTGCGCTGACCGGTCTGACCATGGCCGAGCACTTCCGTGACGAGAAGGACGAAAACGGCAAGGGCCGCGACGTTCTGCTGTTCGTGGACAACATCTACCGCTACACCCTGGCCGGTACCGAAGTGTCCGCGCTGCTGGGCCGTATGCCGTCCGCGGTGGGTTACCAGCCGACGCTGGCCGAGGAAATGGGCCGTCTGCAGGAGCGTATTACCTCCACGAAGACCGGTTCGATCACCTCGATCCAGGCCGTTTACGTCCCTGCCGACGACTTGACCGACCCGTCCCCGGCGACCACCTTCGCCCACCTGGACGCGACCGTCGTACTGTCCCGTGATATCGCCGCCCTGGGTATCTACCCGGCCGTGGATCCGCTGGACTCCACTTCCCGCCAGCTGGATCCGCTGGTGGTGGGTGACGAGCACTACTCCGTCGCCCGTGGCGTTCAGTCCACGCTGCAGCGTTACAAGGAACTGCGCGACATCATCGCCATTCTGGGTATGGACGAACTGTCCGCCGAGGACAAACTGCTGGTCGCCCGTGCACGTAAGATCCAGCGTTTCCTCTCCCAGCCGTTCCACGTTGCTGAAGTGTTTACCGGCTCGCCGGGCAAATACGTTCCGCTGCGTGAAACCATCAAGGGCTTCAAGGCCATTCTCAGCGGTGAGTACGACCATCTGCCGGAACAGGCGTTCTACATGGTCGGCTCCATTGAAGAAGCCGTCGAGAAAGCCAAGACCCTTAACTAA